The following proteins are encoded in a genomic region of Tigriopus californicus strain San Diego chromosome 6, Tcal_SD_v2.1, whole genome shotgun sequence:
- the LOC131882635 gene encoding calcineurin subunit B type 2, with amino-acid sequence MGNEASLPMEMATNFDADEIKRLGKRFKKLDLDNSGSLSVEEFMSLPELQQNPLVQRVIDIFDEDGNGEVDFKEFIQGVSQFSVKGDKSSKLRFAFRIYDIDNDGYISNGELFQVLKMMVGSNLKDTQLQQIVDKTILFADKDEDGKINFEEFCEVVGNTDVHKKMVVDV; translated from the exons ATGGGTAACGAAGCCAGCCTGCCCATGGAGATGGCCACGAACTTCGATGCCGACGAGATCAAGCGGTTAGGGAAGCGATTCAAAAAATTGGACCTGGACAACTCCGGGTCGCTCTCCGTGGAAGAGTTTATGTCACTGCCAGAACTTCAACAGAATCCCCTAGTCCAGCGAGTCATAGACATTTTTGACGAGGACGGGAACGGGGAAGTGGATTTCAAGGAGTTTATTCAGGGCGTGTCTCAGTTCAGTGTCAAAGGTGACAAGTCCTCAAAATTGAGATTTGCCTTCAG AATCTATGATATTGATAATGATGGTTACATCAGCAATGGAGAATTGTTTCAAGTCCTCAAAATGATGGTTGGGTCCAATCTAAAGGACACCCAGTTGCAGCAAATTGTGGACAAGACCATCCTATTTGCCGACAAAGACGAGGATGGCAAGATCAACTTCGAGGAGTTTTGCGAAGTGGTTGGTAACACGGATGTTCACAAAAAGATGGTTGTCGACGTATGA